One segment of Rhodopirellula baltica SH 1 DNA contains the following:
- a CDS encoding di-heme oxidoredictase family protein, producing the protein MGFHHRFGLVAGLVLALLATRKGMAEDAIAGRELFEREWEFVDRPQTFAEFETAAPRSLRPRRDRDGEMRRGHRRPHRGEGGIVPFVRVDEKQPLIADGLGPMHNAKSCVSCHPGGGASDVDHNVTLITADPRSLFFEEPVGYEGRGGTKGAVMDFFPGLVSGNTLSFTAVVHDASTRPGYQIIRQRLASGVPDGLHPEWFSPQERNVAAIAGQPVIAGRYETLDYYLSQRNSTPLYGMGLIELVPLNRLIALAQSQNRSSRGVISGQVAGKYGWRGQVRTLSDFVAGACATELGLNVSDTAMQAGDPADPRYVSYAADISPREVADLTSYVAGLPAPQRQSLSLEERKQVRRGEKVFSSIGCVACHIEDLQPARGIYSDLLLHDMGAGLQDPSPASVFRVGSPSFAEATSVYSARHGRGAALDANGQLYRDRDGPPGNRRRSKSRGRSSDVLVGTPMVVPLAYPDQPQFPRGEISELDLKLRYQSTWDAMQREWKTPPLWGVADSAPYLHDGRAKTLTDAILWHGGEASQSMRNYVRLGDGQKRLLDVFLKSLKAPTN; encoded by the coding sequence ATGGGGTTTCACCATCGGTTCGGATTGGTGGCGGGCCTAGTTTTGGCGTTGCTCGCAACTCGTAAAGGAATGGCAGAGGACGCGATCGCCGGACGCGAATTGTTTGAACGAGAATGGGAGTTCGTGGACCGGCCACAAACCTTCGCCGAATTTGAGACGGCGGCCCCGAGGTCGTTGCGACCAAGGCGAGATCGAGATGGAGAGATGAGACGCGGCCACCGTCGACCGCATCGAGGCGAAGGCGGAATCGTGCCGTTCGTCCGCGTTGACGAGAAACAGCCTCTCATCGCCGATGGTTTGGGACCCATGCACAACGCGAAGTCTTGCGTGTCGTGTCACCCGGGCGGCGGTGCATCGGACGTGGATCACAACGTGACTCTTATCACAGCGGATCCGCGGTCACTATTCTTTGAAGAGCCGGTTGGTTATGAAGGTCGTGGCGGAACGAAGGGGGCTGTGATGGATTTCTTTCCAGGACTGGTGTCAGGCAACACCCTGTCGTTCACCGCTGTCGTTCACGATGCTTCCACTCGTCCTGGATATCAAATCATCCGCCAGCGTTTGGCGTCGGGCGTGCCTGATGGTCTGCATCCAGAGTGGTTCAGCCCTCAAGAACGGAACGTCGCCGCGATTGCGGGCCAACCGGTGATAGCCGGTCGTTACGAGACACTCGACTATTACCTCAGTCAACGAAACTCAACACCGCTGTATGGAATGGGGCTGATCGAGTTGGTTCCATTGAATCGGTTGATTGCGCTGGCGCAGTCGCAGAATCGGTCGTCTAGAGGTGTGATCTCGGGACAAGTTGCCGGCAAGTATGGTTGGCGAGGTCAGGTCCGCACGCTGTCTGATTTTGTTGCGGGAGCCTGCGCGACGGAGTTAGGACTCAACGTGAGCGACACGGCTATGCAAGCCGGCGATCCGGCTGATCCTCGCTACGTCAGCTACGCCGCGGATATTTCGCCGCGAGAAGTGGCAGATCTAACGAGCTACGTTGCTGGATTGCCCGCCCCGCAAAGACAATCGTTATCGTTGGAAGAACGCAAGCAGGTTCGCCGCGGTGAGAAGGTCTTCAGTTCGATTGGATGCGTAGCCTGTCACATCGAAGACTTGCAACCGGCAAGAGGAATCTACAGCGACCTGTTGTTGCATGACATGGGAGCTGGCCTGCAGGATCCGTCTCCCGCGTCTGTTTTCCGAGTGGGCAGCCCTTCCTTCGCCGAAGCGACCAGTGTGTATTCCGCACGACATGGCCGAGGTGCTGCACTAGACGCGAATGGCCAGCTGTATCGGGATCGCGACGGGCCGCCGGGAAATCGCAGGCGATCCAAATCGCGTGGGCGAAGCTCTGACGTTTTAGTGGGAACACCCATGGTCGTTCCTTTGGCCTATCCAGATCAGCCACAATTTCCTCGTGGCGAAATCAGCGAACTTGACCTCAAACTTCGGTATCAATCCACATGGGATGCGATGCAGCGGGAATGGAAGACTCCGCCGCTATGGGGAGTCGCTGATTCGGCACCCTACCTTCACGATGGCCGAGCCAAAACGTTGACGGATGCGATTTTGTGGCATGGTGGAGAAGCGTCACAATCCATGCGAAATTATGTGAGGTTGGGCGATGGACAGAAACGATTACTGGATGTGTTTTTGAAGAGCTTAAAGGCACCAACGAACTGA
- a CDS encoding DNA-directed RNA polymerase subunit alpha C-terminal domain-containing protein, translated as MKTRIPLSKAEEEARLRRERLDLSIAEMGLTVRTTNCLEETGILTVRDLLNATPRRLLKISNFGEKTLEEVYDALEQLGFYRPGRQAVSTAN; from the coding sequence ATGAAGACCCGCATTCCATTGAGCAAGGCTGAGGAAGAAGCCCGACTGCGCCGTGAACGTCTCGATCTGAGCATCGCGGAAATGGGTTTGACTGTTCGAACGACAAACTGCCTGGAAGAGACCGGTATTTTGACCGTTCGTGACCTTCTCAACGCGACGCCTCGACGTTTGCTGAAAATCAGCAACTTTGGCGAAAAGACTCTCGAAGAAGTCTACGACGCTCTCGAGCAACTTGGGTTCTATCGCCCAGGCCGTCAGGCCGTTTCGACCGCCAACTGA
- a CDS encoding lipoate--protein ligase family protein → MQLLNFENDPAEDPSILARRQLARDEAMLQWADEVVGDNESTTIDTESLRMWQFDQPTVVLGRSSKINDEVNRPWCQEHRIEVLRRCTGGASVVGGPGCWMYSVVLRLLDETSIRKIDVAHDYVMQHVLAAVQTQLPNAERKGICDLTFENRKFSGNSLRVARHHLLYHGTVLVDSDLDLIQSCLEFAPRQPDYREQRSHREFIGNIDVDVSQLTSDLAKQFGALSTPDSSVVRSIEEATDELLKTRYGTAEWHVRR, encoded by the coding sequence ATGCAGTTGTTGAACTTTGAAAACGACCCTGCCGAAGATCCATCGATCCTCGCCCGCAGGCAACTCGCACGCGATGAGGCGATGCTGCAGTGGGCGGACGAAGTCGTCGGCGACAATGAGTCCACGACGATTGATACTGAATCGTTGCGGATGTGGCAGTTTGATCAGCCGACCGTCGTTTTGGGGCGCAGTTCCAAGATCAATGACGAAGTGAACCGCCCGTGGTGTCAGGAGCATCGAATCGAGGTGCTGCGACGTTGCACCGGAGGCGCTTCGGTGGTTGGCGGACCAGGGTGTTGGATGTACAGCGTTGTGCTTCGGTTGCTCGACGAAACATCAATACGCAAAATCGACGTTGCGCACGATTATGTGATGCAACACGTTCTCGCGGCGGTCCAGACGCAGTTGCCAAACGCGGAACGAAAGGGAATCTGCGACCTGACGTTTGAAAACCGAAAATTCTCAGGCAACAGCCTGCGTGTGGCGCGGCATCACCTGCTTTATCATGGCACCGTCTTGGTCGATTCCGATCTGGATCTGATCCAGTCGTGTCTGGAATTTGCACCGAGACAACCGGACTATCGTGAGCAAAGAAGTCACCGCGAATTCATCGGAAACATCGACGTCGACGTTTCTCAGCTGACTTCGGATTTGGCCAAGCAATTCGGTGCGTTGTCCACTCCTGACTCGTCGGTGGTTCGATCCATCGAGGAAGCCACCGACGAATTGTTAAAGACACGTTATGGCACCGCAGAATGGCACGTTCGACGTTGA
- a CDS encoding ABC transporter permease, giving the protein MASRARSVTLVSLILSTLRHRQAVTVAVALGVATATAVITGALLVGDSMRGSLRSLTVERLGKIESIVSPGAFFPLADLSIEGESIGQGETKAKGTAAKDSFATPVILFPGGSIEADVEGSDRQRRIGGVQVLGVDESFWDLDVTGIRPEAMPGGESVVLNQAAADELKVSVGDQVTLRLPVEGAVPADSPLGRREIQSEGLPRMKVAAIVPDSGLGRFSLSPNQAAPKTVFASRTVIADVLDRDGQANAIFLAREISADDVSWSLETLGWNLQHIQRGREKGGEPIIDYVSLTSENLLLKNDAVNAVMDALPEGTVTPVMTYLANAIEKVDPKTGEVIVNDQSHSVPYSTLSAIDDGPTLPLDYSFQEQPTTESGETPIVLNDWTANRLGAAVGDQVRVFFYEPEVENGREIERSFDAVVTEIVPVTIPSKPYRRNREAVFDEPITPYNDPALTPDVPGVTDQDSIGDWDLPFQLDRKIEREDDAYWNEQRLTPKAFVPLDVGQTIFGSRFGQTTGLRIDASLAKDMPALRAKILAATRGVQGELGWIPRSIRAEQLAASKGTTPFDGLFLALSFFVILAAMMLIALLLRLGVIQRLSEFGTLLAVGFTPRRVMKLALGETAVTAAFGTLIGIAGGVAYAWAVLWALKSWWVGAVTVPFLQFYATPLSIALGGILGWLVCMFTAAWTLRFLLRLNPAALVGGRTMDSSHALSGGAKAKKPGVGNASKWVAIALLALAFVAAIAGAMGGGQQAAGGFVGAGMLSLVAILIWVHRSLRRRSDSGAARGEKPTTGHAMRSPGLGGGSLSSLAMANARRSPLRSTLAIGLVATAAFLILSISVFRLSPTREGTGGFDLIGQTAQPLHQDLRAEDVRAELLGRDAESFTKDDVRVVPFRMKGGDDASCNNLYQAMRPTVIGLSDQDSLDGFGWASMEADTSEATWELLNVSASGTLEDPVPVVIDQNTAMWSLQMRGGLGEVKAFDYGSGDVHFRVVGLLAGSVLQGKLIIGERAFENVFPSSTGYQYFLFSMQGDDAAEAERSTGSSRDEEVDEIAEVLESRLVDAGMDVQRADHVLAGLLAVQNTYLRTFQSLGALGLLLGTIGLAVAQLRSVLERRGELAVMRAVGFTRQRLAALVLGENTFLLAIGIGCGAVTAMMAVLPYAWLSGTNMPIAEPLGILLAILLFGTLAGLVAVWKVLTLPLIESLRAENAVVEL; this is encoded by the coding sequence ATGGCATCTCGCGCTCGTTCCGTCACTTTGGTCTCGCTGATCCTTTCGACGCTTCGTCATCGTCAAGCTGTGACGGTTGCGGTGGCGCTCGGGGTTGCAACCGCGACCGCGGTGATCACGGGGGCGTTATTGGTGGGCGATTCCATGCGTGGCAGCTTGCGATCGCTGACGGTGGAACGTCTCGGGAAGATTGAATCGATTGTTTCGCCTGGTGCATTTTTCCCGTTGGCGGATTTGTCTATCGAAGGCGAATCGATCGGTCAGGGTGAAACGAAAGCAAAAGGCACCGCCGCGAAGGATTCCTTTGCAACGCCGGTCATTTTGTTTCCCGGTGGCAGTATCGAGGCGGATGTCGAAGGTTCGGATCGCCAGCGTCGCATCGGCGGCGTTCAAGTGCTTGGAGTCGACGAATCGTTCTGGGACTTGGACGTGACTGGAATTCGACCGGAGGCGATGCCGGGAGGAGAAAGTGTTGTCTTGAACCAAGCCGCCGCGGACGAATTGAAAGTTTCCGTGGGCGATCAGGTCACTTTGCGATTGCCGGTCGAGGGTGCTGTGCCGGCCGATAGTCCGCTGGGCCGTCGGGAGATCCAAAGCGAAGGTTTGCCTCGCATGAAAGTTGCCGCGATCGTTCCTGATTCCGGACTGGGTCGGTTTTCACTGAGCCCCAACCAAGCGGCACCCAAGACGGTTTTTGCATCTCGCACCGTCATCGCAGACGTGTTGGATCGCGATGGGCAAGCAAATGCCATTTTCCTGGCTCGCGAAATTTCTGCGGATGACGTGAGTTGGTCGCTAGAAACGCTGGGATGGAACCTACAACACATTCAGCGAGGTCGCGAAAAAGGTGGCGAGCCGATCATCGACTACGTATCGCTAACCAGCGAGAACTTGTTGCTGAAGAACGATGCGGTGAATGCGGTGATGGACGCGTTGCCCGAAGGCACCGTCACGCCGGTGATGACTTACTTGGCTAACGCAATTGAAAAGGTCGATCCCAAAACGGGCGAAGTCATCGTCAACGATCAATCTCACTCGGTTCCCTACAGCACGTTGTCCGCCATTGATGACGGGCCCACGTTGCCGCTGGACTATTCGTTTCAGGAACAGCCGACGACCGAATCGGGTGAAACTCCGATCGTGTTGAACGATTGGACGGCGAACCGTTTGGGTGCTGCAGTCGGCGATCAGGTTCGAGTGTTCTTCTACGAACCGGAAGTCGAAAACGGACGCGAAATTGAACGGTCGTTTGATGCGGTGGTGACCGAGATTGTTCCGGTGACGATTCCCAGCAAGCCTTACCGTAGGAACCGAGAAGCTGTCTTCGACGAGCCGATCACACCCTACAACGACCCCGCGTTGACGCCCGATGTTCCCGGTGTGACCGATCAAGATTCAATTGGCGATTGGGACTTGCCCTTTCAGTTGGACCGAAAGATCGAACGAGAGGATGATGCTTATTGGAACGAGCAACGATTGACTCCCAAAGCGTTTGTTCCGCTGGACGTCGGGCAGACGATTTTTGGAAGCCGCTTTGGGCAAACGACTGGGTTGCGGATTGATGCGAGTTTGGCCAAAGACATGCCCGCCTTGCGAGCGAAGATCTTGGCTGCCACACGCGGCGTGCAGGGTGAGCTTGGCTGGATACCACGATCCATTCGTGCCGAACAGTTGGCGGCATCCAAAGGCACCACGCCCTTTGACGGTTTGTTTTTGGCCTTGTCGTTCTTTGTGATCTTGGCCGCGATGATGTTGATCGCTTTGTTGTTGCGATTGGGCGTGATTCAACGGCTGAGTGAATTCGGCACCTTGTTGGCTGTCGGCTTCACGCCTCGCCGAGTCATGAAGTTGGCTTTGGGCGAAACGGCGGTGACCGCCGCGTTTGGAACCTTGATCGGAATCGCCGGCGGGGTGGCGTACGCGTGGGCGGTGTTGTGGGCGCTGAAGTCATGGTGGGTGGGAGCGGTCACGGTTCCGTTTTTGCAATTTTACGCGACGCCACTGTCAATCGCACTCGGAGGAATCCTGGGCTGGTTGGTGTGCATGTTCACAGCCGCTTGGACGTTGCGTTTCTTATTGCGATTGAACCCTGCGGCGTTGGTTGGTGGTCGCACGATGGATTCATCGCATGCATTGAGCGGCGGTGCCAAGGCGAAGAAGCCAGGTGTTGGCAATGCATCGAAATGGGTTGCCATCGCGTTGTTGGCTCTGGCCTTTGTTGCCGCGATTGCGGGAGCGATGGGCGGCGGTCAACAAGCGGCAGGCGGTTTCGTCGGAGCCGGAATGTTGTCGTTGGTGGCCATTTTGATTTGGGTGCACCGATCGCTTCGCAGACGAAGTGATTCTGGTGCGGCTCGTGGCGAGAAACCAACGACGGGTCACGCGATGCGATCACCGGGGCTGGGCGGTGGTTCGCTGAGCTCCTTGGCGATGGCCAACGCTCGTCGCAGTCCCCTACGCAGCACGCTTGCGATTGGATTGGTCGCGACGGCGGCGTTTTTGATTTTGTCCATCAGTGTGTTTCGGCTTTCACCGACGCGAGAAGGGACCGGCGGCTTTGACTTGATTGGCCAAACGGCCCAGCCGCTTCACCAAGATCTTCGTGCGGAAGACGTGCGTGCGGAGTTGCTTGGTCGAGATGCCGAATCATTCACCAAAGACGACGTTCGCGTCGTTCCGTTTCGGATGAAGGGCGGTGACGATGCGAGTTGCAACAATCTTTATCAAGCGATGCGTCCTACGGTGATCGGATTGTCGGATCAAGACTCGCTGGACGGATTTGGTTGGGCGAGCATGGAGGCGGACACCTCGGAGGCGACATGGGAATTGTTGAATGTCTCAGCGAGTGGAACGCTCGAGGATCCGGTGCCGGTCGTGATCGACCAAAACACCGCCATGTGGAGTTTGCAAATGCGTGGTGGTCTCGGTGAGGTCAAGGCATTCGACTACGGCAGCGGTGACGTGCATTTTCGCGTCGTTGGTCTGTTGGCGGGGTCAGTGTTGCAGGGGAAGTTGATCATCGGCGAACGAGCCTTTGAGAACGTTTTTCCGAGCTCAACTGGATACCAGTATTTCCTTTTTTCAATGCAAGGAGATGACGCAGCGGAGGCTGAACGAAGTACAGGATCAAGCCGCGACGAAGAAGTTGATGAGATCGCTGAAGTATTGGAGTCGCGTTTGGTTGACGCTGGCATGGATGTGCAGCGGGCTGATCACGTGTTGGCCGGTTTGCTGGCGGTTCAGAACACGTATTTGCGGACCTTCCAAAGTTTGGGGGCGTTGGGATTGTTGCTAGGAACGATTGGTTTGGCGGTGGCTCAGTTGAGAAGTGTTTTGGAACGTCGCGGCGAGTTGGCGGTGATGCGAGCGGTCGGATTCACCCGTCAACGTTTGGCTGCGTTGGTGTTGGGTGAGAACACGTTTCTGTTAGCCATCGGGATTGGTTGCGGAGCGGTGACCGCGATGATGGCCGTTTTGCCGTACGCTTGGTTGTCAGGAACCAACATGCCGATCGCGGAACCGCTGGGGATCTTGCTAGCGATTTTGTTGTTTGGGACCTTGGCCGGTTTGGTGGCCGTTTGGAAAGTGTTGACGCTGCCGTTGATCGAATCGTTGCGAGCCGAAAATGCAGTTGTTGAACTTTGA
- a CDS encoding TolC family protein — translation MPLQRSHSPFCDRHCHGGWDGALQRWTVAFALAFTSIGCRSNQPMPDRVLTATKVSSEINVSSELNGRTNLASAVRLGTPTAMQQAGVVPHFYNDRVEPASTGSHDPFGGKQDTRRLIELASAKQAGQLDISTTTSSVPPLGGSQSPEFWDLTESEMITLALQNSDVIRSLGVRVLEAPASVTTAYDTAIQATDPMFGPQAALAEFDSQLSASLTTQNNDRVFNNATLGGQVQELVQDYAQFQSGWTKRNTWGTQWDVQSIHQYDSNNRAGNSFPSYWETQLELGVRQPLLQGAGRTFNLIAGPNARPGLNFSNGIWIARINSQISQADFEIQLRDYFLELYTAYWQLQRLYHSYDSIRQARDVSYEIWQTVLSKKQSGLIGGEAYKEAQTRAQYYRYQREADLALGGSEGETGIRNAERTLRRMIGLPIADGRLLRPADGFTTAPFEFAIDDSVARGFQHRTELRRQRLQVQQQNLRLVAAKNFLLPRLDMIGRTRVRGFGDDLTGDGPRFSSAAEDFFSFDHTEWEFGVEMGVAPLRRQAKAAVRNAKLQLHRERSILEEQQHAVTFEIHDAISNSQSSFAALQNSLARVEAGQDRLASSRALYDAGKIQLEFLIDATEELLQSQRQLHVDQTNYSLSLVRISREMGTLLSDVGVHSYRR, via the coding sequence ATGCCTTTGCAACGCAGTCATTCGCCGTTCTGCGATCGCCATTGTCATGGTGGCTGGGATGGTGCGTTGCAACGTTGGACTGTGGCGTTCGCACTGGCGTTCACGTCGATCGGATGCCGATCCAATCAACCGATGCCTGATCGCGTTCTCACCGCAACCAAGGTTTCCAGCGAGATCAACGTATCGAGCGAACTCAACGGGCGAACGAACCTAGCATCGGCCGTTCGCCTGGGAACCCCGACCGCCATGCAACAAGCCGGCGTCGTGCCCCACTTTTACAATGACCGCGTCGAGCCTGCCTCCACCGGCTCTCACGATCCGTTCGGCGGAAAGCAGGACACGCGACGTCTAATCGAATTGGCCTCCGCGAAACAAGCTGGCCAATTGGACATCTCCACGACGACTTCGTCGGTTCCGCCGTTGGGCGGATCGCAGTCACCGGAATTCTGGGATCTGACGGAATCCGAGATGATCACGTTGGCGTTGCAAAACAGCGACGTCATCCGATCGCTCGGCGTACGAGTCCTCGAAGCACCGGCCTCTGTCACGACGGCCTACGACACCGCGATTCAAGCGACCGACCCAATGTTTGGCCCTCAGGCGGCTTTGGCGGAATTCGACAGTCAACTCAGTGCCTCACTGACAACCCAAAACAACGACCGCGTCTTCAACAATGCCACGCTGGGCGGACAAGTCCAAGAGCTGGTGCAAGACTACGCCCAATTTCAATCCGGATGGACGAAGCGAAACACTTGGGGCACCCAGTGGGACGTGCAATCCATCCACCAGTACGACAGCAACAATCGAGCGGGCAACTCTTTCCCAAGTTATTGGGAGACCCAACTGGAATTGGGAGTGCGTCAACCGTTGCTGCAGGGTGCCGGACGCACGTTCAATCTCATCGCGGGGCCCAATGCTCGCCCAGGATTGAACTTCTCGAACGGAATTTGGATCGCTCGAATCAATTCGCAAATCAGCCAAGCGGATTTTGAGATTCAGTTGCGAGATTACTTCCTCGAACTCTACACCGCATATTGGCAACTCCAACGACTCTATCATTCGTACGACAGCATTCGTCAAGCTCGAGACGTCTCGTACGAAATCTGGCAAACGGTCCTGTCAAAGAAACAATCCGGACTGATTGGTGGCGAAGCCTACAAGGAAGCTCAAACGCGAGCCCAATACTATCGTTACCAGCGTGAAGCTGACCTTGCACTGGGCGGCAGCGAGGGCGAGACGGGAATCCGAAACGCCGAACGAACACTCCGGCGTATGATCGGTCTGCCCATCGCCGATGGCCGACTCCTGAGACCAGCCGATGGGTTCACGACCGCACCGTTCGAATTCGCAATTGACGACAGCGTTGCACGCGGGTTCCAACACCGAACCGAACTCAGGCGTCAACGTTTGCAGGTCCAGCAACAGAACCTCCGGCTAGTCGCCGCCAAAAACTTCTTGCTTCCACGACTGGACATGATCGGTCGCACACGAGTGAGAGGCTTTGGAGACGACCTGACAGGCGACGGACCACGTTTCAGCAGTGCAGCAGAGGACTTTTTCTCGTTCGATCACACCGAATGGGAATTCGGCGTCGAGATGGGTGTCGCTCCATTGCGGCGACAAGCCAAAGCCGCGGTGCGAAATGCCAAGCTGCAATTGCACCGCGAACGCTCTATCCTGGAAGAACAGCAACACGCGGTGACGTTTGAAATTCACGACGCGATTTCAAATAGCCAATCCAGCTTCGCCGCATTGCAGAATTCGCTCGCCCGCGTTGAAGCAGGGCAGGACCGCCTCGCTTCTTCACGAGCCCTCTACGATGCCGGAAAAATTCAGCTGGAATTCCTGATCGACGCGACGGAAGAGCTTCTCCAATCCCAACGCCAATTGCATGTTGATCAAACGAACTACAGCTTGTCGCTGGTTCGAATTAGTCGCGAGATGGGAACGCTATTGTCTGACGTCGGCGTTCACTCGTACCGCCGCTAA
- a CDS encoding SDR family NAD(P)-dependent oxidoreductase has product MTRWPGVKLFDLSGRTALITGGSKGLGEAMAAGLASAGANVCLVSRNEQEASAAAEKIAGEYPVRSIGIGADVTVEADVANMVQACVDQLSGLDVLINSAGINVRGSIDELSLEQFRQVQSTNVDGMWLCCKHASSVMKKNGSGRIINLASTLGLVGLANRTPYASSKGAVVQMTRALGLELAPHNVTVNAICPGPFLTPMNVPIADSEEAKRFIVGATALERWGQMQEIQGAAIFLASDASSYMTGSMLTVDGGWTAR; this is encoded by the coding sequence ATGACTCGATGGCCCGGTGTGAAGCTCTTTGATTTGTCCGGCCGAACCGCCTTGATTACGGGAGGTTCGAAAGGGTTGGGCGAAGCGATGGCGGCCGGGCTCGCCTCCGCCGGTGCGAATGTCTGTTTGGTCAGTCGCAATGAACAAGAAGCGTCCGCGGCCGCAGAAAAGATTGCTGGTGAATATCCGGTTCGATCGATTGGCATTGGAGCGGACGTGACGGTGGAAGCCGACGTTGCAAACATGGTTCAAGCATGCGTTGATCAACTATCCGGATTGGATGTGTTGATTAACAGTGCCGGAATCAACGTGCGAGGTTCTATCGACGAGTTGTCGCTGGAACAGTTTCGCCAGGTTCAAAGCACCAATGTTGACGGCATGTGGTTGTGTTGCAAACACGCCAGTTCAGTGATGAAGAAAAACGGTTCCGGCCGGATCATCAACTTGGCCAGCACGCTTGGTTTGGTCGGGTTGGCCAACCGAACGCCCTATGCATCCAGCAAAGGAGCGGTGGTGCAGATGACACGCGCGTTGGGACTGGAGTTGGCACCACACAATGTCACCGTCAACGCGATTTGCCCGGGTCCGTTTTTGACTCCGATGAACGTTCCCATCGCGGATAGCGAGGAGGCCAAGCGGTTCATCGTTGGGGCGACGGCGCTAGAGCGTTGGGGGCAGATGCAAGAGATCCAAGGAGCCGCGATTTTCCTGGCCAGCGATGCGTCGAGCTACATGACAGGCAGCATGTTGACGGTCGATGGTGGTTGGACGGCTCGCTGA
- a CDS encoding putative manganese-dependent inorganic diphosphatase: MTVHVFGHRNPDTDAICSALAYADFLRRTTRPDAVAACCGPPNERTEFALRKAKLTAPKIIMDVRPELEDICNRDVIVARTSDVFYEVYERMDEHELRSIPVLDDNDQLIGLVTLLDLLELVFQGGVDPYRSREVRTNLDKVVSVLGGSYQHAVDSSLNEDMILTVGAMSAGGFCERMKQFPADRLLVVSGDRPTIQLPALEMGVRGLVVTGGYELSSGLMELARGRGVTVINSPYDTATTTMRIKAAQLIEEVVNRDFLALSAKLPVAAAKQQIYRSAQTVFPVVDNQKLIGVLSKSDMVHPPRPQLVLVDHNEIGQAVEGAEDSDIVEVLDHHRLGGSLKSTGPIRFIMDPVGSTCTLVARMYRQEGLEPEPGIALCMASGIISDTLYLRSPTTTDVDRELLEWLQGYCKVELAEYANEFFEIGSALRSCTPDKVVREDCKQFEENGRRFSISQIEEIGLDLFWERQAELSQALVRLSEEENLEFSALLVTDISSNGSLLLMSSEPEGWEEINYPQLEDRLYKLENVVSRKKQLLPLISSLLENSPEPT; encoded by the coding sequence ATGACGGTCCACGTTTTTGGTCACCGCAATCCGGACACGGATGCGATTTGCAGTGCTTTGGCCTACGCTGATTTTCTTCGTCGAACCACTCGACCTGACGCGGTGGCGGCCTGTTGTGGTCCGCCTAACGAACGGACCGAATTTGCACTTCGGAAAGCCAAACTGACGGCACCCAAGATCATCATGGATGTCCGGCCCGAGCTTGAGGATATCTGCAATCGAGACGTCATCGTCGCTCGAACCTCGGACGTCTTCTATGAAGTTTACGAACGGATGGATGAGCACGAGCTTCGGTCCATTCCAGTGTTGGACGACAACGATCAGTTGATCGGATTGGTCACGCTGCTGGATCTGTTGGAGCTGGTCTTCCAAGGTGGTGTCGATCCATACCGATCTCGAGAAGTTCGCACCAACCTCGACAAAGTCGTTTCCGTCTTGGGCGGATCGTACCAGCACGCGGTCGATTCCAGCCTCAATGAGGACATGATCTTGACCGTCGGTGCGATGAGCGCCGGTGGTTTCTGCGAACGCATGAAGCAATTCCCGGCTGACCGGTTGTTGGTCGTCAGCGGTGACCGGCCGACGATCCAGTTGCCGGCGCTTGAAATGGGTGTGCGAGGATTGGTTGTCACCGGAGGCTATGAGCTCTCCAGTGGTTTGATGGAACTTGCCCGGGGACGTGGCGTGACAGTCATCAACAGCCCGTACGATACCGCCACGACGACGATGCGGATCAAAGCTGCTCAGTTGATCGAAGAGGTTGTCAATCGAGATTTCTTGGCGTTGTCCGCCAAGCTTCCTGTGGCGGCGGCGAAGCAACAAATTTATCGTTCGGCTCAAACCGTGTTCCCGGTCGTCGACAACCAGAAATTGATCGGCGTGTTGAGCAAGTCGGACATGGTGCACCCACCTCGGCCTCAGTTGGTGTTGGTGGATCACAACGAAATTGGACAAGCGGTCGAAGGGGCGGAGGATTCCGACATTGTCGAGGTTCTGGATCACCACCGGCTTGGTGGTTCTTTAAAATCCACCGGACCGATTCGGTTCATCATGGATCCCGTTGGGTCCACGTGCACATTGGTGGCACGCATGTATCGGCAAGAAGGATTGGAGCCTGAACCTGGCATCGCACTTTGCATGGCATCGGGAATCATCAGTGACACGTTGTATCTGCGATCGCCAACGACAACCGACGTGGATCGCGAATTGCTGGAGTGGTTGCAGGGTTACTGCAAGGTGGAGTTGGCTGAGTACGCAAACGAGTTCTTCGAGATCGGTTCGGCGCTCCGATCTTGCACACCGGACAAGGTTGTTCGAGAAGATTGCAAACAGTTCGAAGAGAACGGACGACGATTCTCGATCTCTCAAATCGAAGAGATCGGCCTCGATCTGTTCTGGGAACGCCAAGCCGAACTCAGCCAGGCTTTGGTTCGATTGTCGGAAGAAGAGAACCTTGAGTTCTCAGCCCTGTTGGTGACGGATATTTCCAGCAACGGAAGCTTGTTGCTGATGAGCAGCGAGCCGGAAGGCTGGGAGGAAATCAATTACCCCCAGCTCGAAGATCGATTGTATAAATTGGAGAACGTTGTCAGCCGTAAAAAGCAATTGTTGCCGCTGATCAGCAGCCTATTGGAAAATTCACCTGAACCCACGTGA